AAGTATTTCCCTTTGGCCAGCAAAgatagcaggaagataggaatgTACAATTTTGTCAATTTCAGCTGATGTGCTGAAATTCAATTTCCCTTTGGTTCCAACTGGGGTAAAAAGAACACTATTAAGAGCATACAATGCAATTTAcaatcagtttcaaaacaccaCAGAGAAGTGACTTTATTATGGCTGAGGAACAGGTCGAGTACCAAGCTGGAAAAGTGTAAAAGCCAGGCTTTAACcaagcccccccccacatcaATTTGACTTTGCTTTTGGTAGGTATTAAACCATCACAATCTGGATCCTTGCTCTTTTGAGAAAAACAGAACCACTGCTTCTATGGCACTAGTCTCAACATGGAGCTTTCTAGCAGTAAAATATATTTAGCGGACAAAGTGGCACTCCGTTCCCTTAGGAAACATACTCATTCCTAGCAAGCTTCTTTTCAATTGGAAACCACAAGCCAAAGAGGGAGTGCTGGCAAGTGACAGGCACTTTAAATTACTGGGTTACTAGAATGCATCCAAAATCCAATACTGATGTGTTTAAATAAAGCTATTTAAAAGCCAAAGTCCATATGTGATGCAGCAGCATACACACATTCAGCTCAAGCATGCAGGTAAGAGTATTTACTTGTGCTTTTATTTCTTACTAGAACATTTGTCTTAACCTTACACATTTGTGTTTTAGCTCTTAACCACAGCAATGACAAGAGAGAAATTCTTTAAAATGCAGCAGCAAGGGGCAGGAAGCTTCAGAAACACTGTGACGAGTTGTGACCATCAGAGGGCTGTGCACTGACAAGACACAACTCCCAGACTCAGGACAGCAGGAGAGCAGACGAAGTCCAGAAACAAAACAGAGGTAAAAACTTGCTGGGAATTTGATGGCACAAAACTTCCTTCCTTAAAGAAATCTGACGAACTTTTAGAAGGGATCAGAATTTCCAGCATAGTTCGTACTGAAAATTCTACCTGCTGTGCAAATTACCTTTACGTTGTTTTTAAATTTATGGTCATCTGCTACAACCCCCTGGAATTATCTGCACCCTACAAGACACAGCTAGCCCTTACCGTTAAACTGTAGTACCATCTTCTGTGAGTGACTTTCCTGCTGACGTCTTTTTCCGTGCGGTTCTGGCGATAGTGCCAGTCCAAGTGGTCTGCGTACACGTCCGTCTGCGAAGTCGTGAATCTCATCCCACAGGAGTAACACTGGATGCCAGAGTAGAGCCGGTTGATAACGCTGTCGTAACGCCTGTGAGCAAGTCAGAAACTTCTTAGCAGCTGGTTATGTTGGCTGCTTTTAGGGAAGGTGGGGGGCAAACGTCAAAGAATTTGGATGCCGTAAAAAACCAATGCAAGGCAAAGCTTGTTCTCAAATCAGGAGGGGTCTAAAAGGAGTTTGGTGAGTTTCTCAATGGCACAATTCATTCATCATGAGGGCAAATGCCCTATGGAATATAGGTTATCACAGAAAACAAACATATATGAACAATGGTCAAATATGGAGAATCCAGACCCAGCTGCATTTCCTTTTCTACACAAGAGCCTATTTTAATGCTACCACCTGTTAACACGCATTTCAGTGCCATATTCTACTTAAAATGCCACAGTAGTATTTAAACCTTATTAACAACATGGAAACCATCTGGCTTTGCACCTGTGTGCTCTTAACAGAACAGCTTCCTGACCTTTCGCCTTTGATCCAAGACAATGAAATTGCCTACTTGCTAACATGCCGTGAATAGCATCTGCAGTGACACTCCAAAATTTATATACATACTGTTTTAATTCTTCGATTACAAAATTAGTTAGGTCTGGGATATCCTGATCCTCATTCTGGTCTtggtcctcctcttcttcttccagaGCGGGCTGGGTTGAAACTTCGCTGACAGCTGAACAAACAGGAGATGGTGGCAGTGTTAAGGAGGAGCACATACTTGGGGAACTGTGATACCATAAAATAGGTACATCTAGGAAACAACGCAACATCTCTGACCTATTAATTTTTGCTAGAAAAGCCAGGgtaacttttctttaaaaaaattatttacccCTTATAACAATCTCATCTTCTGTACCCTtaaaacaaccctgtggggtaggccaggctgggagtgtgtggctggcccaaggtctccgAATGAACTTCCATAGAAGAGTGAAGCCAGGTCTCCTAGACCACAATTCTAATCACTCTAGCATCTGCCCCTTGGGTTGAAAAAGGAAGGTATATAAGTTAGTTCCAGATTTGCTGGAACTACAATATACACAGAAAAAGATGAAGATCTATATTCCGCAATCTGTCCATTTCTGCCCTGGATAAAAGAAAGTCAATTGTTCTTTACTGCAAATTTTAATCAGTGTGCATCATCATCAAACAGACAGGACATCAGTTCATATAGATTTAACACTGTTGAGGGTCCAGcttaaataatacaaaaataatacaaaaataatacTTACGGGTTGAACTTGAATCAGGCTGTAAAACTTTGAGGATTCCTGTTGAAAGCAGCTTTGAGTACAATTCATTTACATCAAGCTGTCCAAGGTGATTATCAGCAAAGGAAAGCGGGGCATTTCCTAGAaatttatgaacatttccattcCATACTTAGTACCATCTCCCAGAAAGCACAACACAATACCATTTCATATTAGTTAACTATAGTTGAGGCTTAAGTAACCACATGATTACCTCAACCTTGtctttttcagaattttttttaaaacagcggCTCACCCATCCCCTTCCCACTTTTTTTGCGCTATTTCTCTGTGGTGATGCAAAGGGTAAAATAGCCATTGATCTCAACAGGAGAGAATCATACAACTGATTCCACGAGTCTAAGGGAGAACTGAGCTACCATTTTCTCAGCAGCAGCTCCTTGGGACactgaaatcctgagcagagttgctccagtctaagcccactggagtaactctgcttcggatttcaTTGTTAGCATATCAGTTCAGAAATACGGGTGCCGAAGAAACGCCCGGTCACGCAGCATGCAAGTTTACAGCTCAAAATTAAATGTCTCATTAGACACAGACTAATAGCCCTTCCAATGCCAGACATCAAGTTCTAATTCTACAGGAATATTTTATCTGGTTAGGTACTCTTTTTACCCCAACTGAACTAAATTTACTGATGCTGGATGTGTGCAACACATCCGATCACTTCAGTCCTAGCCCAAGGATTTGAGGAACCAAGGCAGCCCAACCCTAAGCTACCCCGTAGATCTTTTTGGTCCCATCTGTTCCTGCCTCCATGAAAACTTCCAACTCCCATTCTCTATTACTTTCTCTGGCCTTGACAGTCTACGTGCTCCGTCAACTACCACTACCCCAACCTTTACATTCACTCTCTTTCTGCCCTCAGTCCAATTTTCCCCCTACATGTATCTCTTCCTTCTCCTGTCTCCTTTCAAACTTAGCCATATCCATTTACTTTTACAGCAGCAGCTCCACATATTGTGGGGAAACCACTGCCCCCACTATCAGAGGCCTCTGTCCAAACAATGACCTCTGGCATGCCAAAAAGGTTACACACTGAGAACAGTGGTTTTGACATGTTCGCCCTCGGAAAGCAGGCCTTCCGTGCCTTCCCCCCGGTCCCAAGAAAACCCGCTGGTTTTGCTGGGTGGCATGAAGAGCTTTTTTGAGACACAGGATCAAAACATCAACAGGCACAACAGAGAACTACTGCTGAAGTCTTCTGAACTGTAGCTAGGGCAGTGAATATGAGCCCTGAATTTCATGAACCTCTCCCAGCCCCttagcatctgggctgcctgtacAGCAGGAGATGCAAACCAGCTTAGTCATTAGCTCCGTTCACATGTGTCAGAAGCTGGGTATTAAGAAATTTTTCTGTGTTGTAGACCGCAGCTACTGAATGTGCTTGGGAACAATAGCACAAATGTGAACAGAACGCTCCAAATGAAGGCCTCCAATAACAGAACAGAATAACAGAATAACAGAACTTACCTGGCTGACTCTGGACAAAGGTACCAGGATTTTGAACATGAACTGGTAAGAGTGGTTGTCCTTGATTGAAAGGTACAGGCTGAGTAGATCCTACTGACATAACAGGAACCTgtcagaggaaaaaaaaacagttttaagTCCAACTGTTCAGCTATCTTACTATTTAACTCCAAATCAATGGTGTTTATTTTGCATCTGACTATATAAACAGCAGGAAGGAAGCTATTTACACAAGTGTAGCATTATATTAATAAAACCCAACAgtataaaatatatacaatatataaaataaaaatgttaagcACACTAAAAAAGCTAAAACAAATTGCTTTCTGGAACAAACTGTACCATACACAATTGCTAAACATCAACATGAACTCTAGTGTGCTTTCAAGAAATGCCTGGATGGAAATGTGGCCAGCATTAACTCATTTTTCCTGATAGGCTGAGTGATGAAATTACAATGAATTATCATTAAACTTCACTCAGCCTACAATGGAAGGACTACATGAGTTTTGCTGATCCTATCAGGGTTCCACATTGAAACTAAATACAAAAAAGCAAAAAGTGTCTTAGAATGCACAAGATtcacattttattttgttaatgaATACTCTTTCAGACACAAGAAGTCTGTTACTGCTTGCACCTGAGGAAAGTGTCGTTCTTAGGAGGGTGAATGCAAACCTTTATGGGCCTGTAATTGCCAAGATTTTCTACATTTCTGTGGATCAAGAATAAATCTAGCTCACAAACCTATCAACTTCAATTTGACTGCCTAAAATCCTGTGATTCGCCTTAAATCTAACGCCAAGAAAATTGCATTAAATGTAAATACtttaaaagataaaaatattTCATTACTACTTAAAAAGGACAGAAAAGCAGGTCTGAAGCAGGTATTCAAACAAACTGAAATTCTGTATATAACCCTTACCTGCTGTGGAACGTTTCCTGTAATACTATTGAAGTTTCCATATTGAGGTCCCTGAAGATTCTTGTCATCGTAATAATGTCCGGGGGCCCTGTTAAGTGCATTAGGAAAAGTCTGTGCTGCAGACACAGCTGGCCCATTGAAGTTTGGTCCTTGAGGAGTATCAAACATTTGCTCGGCTCTTTGAAACGGCATTCCTTGTGATGGCCCATTATAAGGCTGGCTGGGAGGTTCATTGTATGGTCCGGTTTGTCCGTAAGGTGGTGTTTCAAGTCTTGAGGCAGGGAGATTAGCTACAGTATCGATCCTTGGACCTTGACCAAGAGGGATATCAAATCGCGTTGCTTGCTGGTGTTGAGGGTCTTCAAACCTCTGAGGTATTGGCGTATCAAATCTGGGCTGTACCGGCTGACCGGGTGGACCATCAAACCGAGGTGGTGTCTGCTGAGTAGGCCCCATTTCAAACCTGGGACCAGGTTGCCCATGTAATCCATCAAGTCTTTGCAAATGTGATGGCTGACCATCAAACCTTGACTGACAGCCATCAAACCTGGGGCCAGTTTGATTGATAGGCCCTTCGAACCTAAGTCCGCCTCCAGATTGGACTGTTGGTCCCTCAAATCTAGGACCAATTCCTGGCTGTCCAAGTGGCCCCACAGACTGGCCATGAGGCCCCTCAAACCTGGGCCCAACCCCTGGTTGGCCATGTGGCCCCTCAAATCTATGACCACCTGCTGGCTGACCATGTGGACCTAGAGGCTGACCAGGTGGTGCTTCAAACCGCAAATTACCTCCTGGCTGACCATGGGGCCCTACTGACTGTATATGTGGCCCTTCGAACCGTAGACCGGTCCCAGGCTGGCCATGAGGCCCTATAGGCTGACTGTGGGGTCCATCAAATCTCATTCCAGCTCCTGGGGGACCATGAGGTCTCACAGAATGGTCATGAGGCCCCTCAAATCTCATTCCACTTGAAGGTTGGCTGTGTGGCCCTTCAAACCTCatcccacctgaaggctggccaTGAGGCCCTTCGAATCTCATCCCAGAGGCTGGCTGACCATGCGGTCCATCAAATCTCATCCCACTAGATGGCTGGCCATGAGGTGCTTCAAATCTCATCCCAGCTGGTGGCTGGCCATGAGGCCCTTCGAACCTCATGCCACCCATAGACTGGCCTGCAGGCGCCTCAAACCTTACTCCTGGCTGGCCCATGGGACTTTCAAAACGTATAGCAGACCCTGCACCGACTTGTCCTGAAGGCCCTTCAAACCTCAGGGGACCACTGCCCATCTGCCCTGGTGGTCCATCAAACATCAGAGAACCCTTTCCTCCAGACTGTCCAGGGGGGCCCTCAAATTGCGATGCAGGCTGACCTAGAGCCCCCTCAAACCTCAAGCTGTTCTGGGAAGGTGGTACTTCTATTCTAGAATTTGCATTAGAAGGCCCTTCAAAATGACTTGCTTGTCCATCTCCACCTGCCCTTGCAGCAGGATGCCGGGGAGagccctcaaaatgagctctctCCTCCATCAGTGAACCAAATCTTTGTTTTCCATCCATGACTCCAAACCGTGATCCTGTACTCTCAGGAAACTGTTTTTCGGCATCTTCGTATCTGGGTCTCTTGTAATGGTCACCAAATTGAGACCTCTGCTCTTCTCGAACACCTTAAAAGGAAAAGCATTGTTATAGGATTAAAAAGTCAGTATTATCACCAATCTTATTCTGTAAAGCAAATCTACTCcatcttaaaatatttatcttcAAAAGGGAGCCTCCATGTTGACAAGCAGAATGATACTAAGTACCAGCTACTGAAAGACGAGGCATGGTTGTTGGCTGCTTCATCTTCTTTGCTGACTTCCAGAGGTTATCTGACTGGCCATTGTAGAACTAGACAGACTTTTGGTATGATCTCCAGGGCTCTTCAAAATCAAATGTGGACTCCCCTCCAATTTCACTGTGCTACTGCTTTCCTGCCCAAGGGAACTCTAACACCTGTGGATTCTCCATATACGAGTTTacaacccccgcccccccaatccTTAGTACCTTTCGAAGAGTTTGGCTCATCGTGTCGTCTCCGGCCATCATGTGTTGAATTATCAGTGTACGGTCTACTGCCACCCACGGGGGAATGCCGCCTTGATCGTTCAGCAAACTGACCCCCGCATTTGTTCTTTGTCTGTTCACATTCCATTCCTGGGAGAAATGCATCATTTAAGTGGTAGTCTAAAATCTCATCAGAATCCAACAAGTTGAGTCTCGGAAACGAATGCTGAACTTGTGTCCTTTTTAACTTCGCTTTATGTTCATGATATATTAAATCAGCATCGGACAACAGGGGCTTCTTCTTCAAGATGCCTTTTTCCCCTGATGGACTATCCCACACATTACATCTATGTTTTCCTTCCTGATACTGGAAGAGCTGACGCATCTGGTGAACCAAACTAAGGAACTCGTCCTGTGTTAATTCCCCAGATGACATGCGTTCATTGgcctgaaaaaaagaaaaaagagaaatcgtcacatttggaaagtttttaaaatatagatGCATATGTCTGTGTctacatttgttttttaaaaatcaaaaaaaaatatgtacaaccttctTAAGTAAGTCTCTCTTGTTTGCCACCGTCAGTTCTTTGGGAATCTGCAAGTTTGCATCCACACTTAATCTATGTTGTTGCTTTGGTGTGCGAGGAGATGGCACTCCTTTGCTAGCTGGCCAGCTGTCCCTATGCCTTGGATGGGGTGTTTTACAAGCTCCTTGATGCTCTTCAGCAGGCTGAGGACTAAAATCAGTAAAGGCAACCGGTTATCCTCCACAAAGCTACCCCTACATACAATGCAAATAAAAACTATTTAACTTTCTCCTATCAAGATACtgcattggatccaaccagctttttctctGGAAAACACTCCTCTTTACAACAGCCCCCTCACCCAATATGGCTTCTGTTCCGGCAGCTCCCCCAAGATCCTCCCCAGACAGAATAGCTTCTGCGAGTGATCAAAGGAgccccttcctctctttttcaccaatggaaaagctGATTGGCTGCAACCCACTCGTTCTTCAGTAGAAGTACAGCTCAGCAAGATTTGCATGTTTCAACAGAGATAACCAAACAACTTActttttgttttcctcccagccGGACTTCCACCTTTTGCTTGACTTGGAACTTTGCCAATTTTCGACATTTTCTTTGGGTTCTGAGCTTGCTCTTGAAGAGTGCTGATTCATTCCTTCCTGCGGCCGGTCTTCATGGATTTTCTTCGGCCTCCTTGAGTCCCTCATTTCTTGTTTAATGCTTCTCTTATTAGAGCCTCTTTCATCCCTGGATCCTGGTCCAAAATCTTCTGGGTGAGACTGCTTGGGCCCCAACTGCCGAGCTTTTCCAATTTTAGGTCCAGGAGGAGAAAGGCTTCTGAGCCTTCGTTTgggtgatctcctgtctcttcgtTTTGGAGAATGGGAAGATGGCGAGCGAGATCGAGGAGACCGTGATCTTTTCCTAGTACTTGACCTTCCTAGTTTTCCACCCTGTTTTTCTGACTCTTCTATATTGGCATCTTGCTTTTGGACAATGCCATTAATAATTTTACTTCTGCCACCAAGAGATCTATGTTCCTCTTTATCTTTCCTCTCCAtgcttcttctcttttcttttgcatcatCATCTTTACTATCCAGCTTGTCCAGAAGATGTTTCTTTAATCGTGGATCTCTTTTGCTCATCTCAGACACTCTCATGTTCTCACACTCTTGATTTCTGGTATCTTTAGCATGAAGAAACTTGTTTTGCAAGGGCGATGGAGATTTTGATTTAGACTTTGCATCTAATTGATCAGACTCTTTCTTCTGCATTTTATCACTCTGCTTTAGTTTTTCTTGCTTT
The DNA window shown above is from Eublepharis macularius isolate TG4126 chromosome 3, MPM_Emac_v1.0, whole genome shotgun sequence and carries:
- the PCF11 gene encoding pre-mRNA cleavage complex 2 protein Pcf11, with the translated sequence MSGSSSSGSEGGGGGGGSEDACRDYQSSLEDLTFNSKPHINMLTILAEENVPFAKDIVSLIEAQIAKAPSNEKLPVMYLMDSIVKNVGREYLTAFTKNLVATFVNVFEKVDENTRKSLFKLRSTWDEIFPLKKLYALDVRVNSIDPAWPIKPLPPNVNTSSIHVNPKFLNKSPEEPPAPSSTVCPPAISSPIVPEIQKNLTQEQLIRQQLLAKQKQLLELQQKKLELELEQTKAQLAVSLNVQQNTSSISSVQPPLKQHVPQPSHIPVKPLHQAVLPPEKNRLSPLHDVKMANRDPRLNRISQHPSHAKDQSHRKDFVMNPTNQIDPKSSKPLQAEKHNTSKQEKLKQSDKMQKKESDQLDAKSKSKSPSPLQNKFLHAKDTRNQECENMRVSEMSKRDPRLKKHLLDKLDSKDDDAKEKRRSMERKDKEEHRSLGGRSKIINGIVQKQDANIEESEKQGGKLGRSSTRKRSRSPRSRSPSSHSPKRRDRRSPKRRLRSLSPPGPKIGKARQLGPKQSHPEDFGPGSRDERGSNKRSIKQEMRDSRRPKKIHEDRPQEGMNQHSSRASSEPKENVENWQSSKSSKRWKSGWEENKNPQPAEEHQGACKTPHPRHRDSWPASKGVPSPRTPKQQHRLSVDANLQIPKELTVANKRDLLKKANERMSSGELTQDEFLSLVHQMRQLFQYQEGKHRCNVWDSPSGEKGILKKKPLLSDADLIYHEHKAKLKRTQVQHSFPRLNLLDSDEILDYHLNDAFLPGMECEQTKNKCGGQFAERSRRHSPVGGSRPYTDNSTHDGRRRHDEPNSSKGVREEQRSQFGDHYKRPRYEDAEKQFPESTGSRFGVMDGKQRFGSLMEERAHFEGSPRHPAARAGGDGQASHFEGPSNANSRIEVPPSQNSLRFEGALGQPASQFEGPPGQSGGKGSLMFDGPPGQMGSGPLRFEGPSGQVGAGSAIRFESPMGQPGVRFEAPAGQSMGGMRFEGPHGQPPAGMRFEAPHGQPSSGMRFDGPHGQPASGMRFEGPHGQPSGGMRFEGPHSQPSSGMRFEGPHDHSVRPHGPPGAGMRFDGPHSQPIGPHGQPGTGLRFEGPHIQSVGPHGQPGGNLRFEAPPGQPLGPHGQPAGGHRFEGPHGQPGVGPRFEGPHGQSVGPLGQPGIGPRFEGPTVQSGGGLRFEGPINQTGPRFDGCQSRFDGQPSHLQRLDGLHGQPGPRFEMGPTQQTPPRFDGPPGQPVQPRFDTPIPQRFEDPQHQQATRFDIPLGQGPRIDTVANLPASRLETPPYGQTGPYNEPPSQPYNGPSQGMPFQRAEQMFDTPQGPNFNGPAVSAAQTFPNALNRAPGHYYDDKNLQGPQYGNFNSITGNVPQQVPVMSVGSTQPVPFNQGQPLLPVHVQNPGTFVQSQPGNAPLSFADNHLGQLDVNELYSKLLSTGILKVLQPDSSSTPVSEVSTQPALEEEEEDQDQNEDQDIPDLTNFVIEELKQRYDSVINRLYSGIQCYSCGMRFTTSQTDVYADHLDWHYRQNRTEKDVSRKVTHRRWYYSLTDWIEFEEIADLEERAKSQFFEKVHEEVVLKTQEAAKEKEFQSVPAGPAGVDESCEICQEQFEQYWDEEEEEWHLKNAIRVDEKIYHPSCYEDYQNTSSFDSTPSPSKTPVENPLNIMLNIVKQEVQDSCNSPKVKEEPEEKLAECMDESTSVSAEIKTEPEKVESV